The sequence TTCCGGCCAGTTCGTGATGACGACCTTGAGCGGACGCAGCACGGCCATCGCGCGCCGCGCGCTCTTGTTCAGTTCCTCGCGCAGGCAATACTGTAGCAGTTCGACCTCCACCATGCTGTCGGCCTTTGCGACGCCTATCTCGCGGCAGAAGCGGCGTATCGCCGACGCAGTGTAGCCGCGGCGGCGGAAGCCGCAGATCGTCGGCATCCTCGGGTCGTCCCAGCCGTCGACTACGCCGAGCGTCACGAGCTCGTGCAGCCTGCGCTTGCTCATAACGGTGTAGGTCAGGTTGAGTCGCGCGAATTCGTACTGATGCGGCACTTGCGGCACGTCCACGTTTTCGATGAACCAGTCGTAGAGCGGCCTGTGGTCCTGGAATTCGAGCGTGCAGATCGAATGTGTGACGCCCTCTATCGCGTCTTCGAAGCCGTGCGCGAAGTCGTACATCGGGTATACGCACCATTTATCGCCGGTCCTGTGGTGCGCGCGCTTCAGTATCCTGTAGATGACTGGGTCGCGCATGTTCAGGTTGCTGCTCGCCATGTCGATCTTCGCGCGCAACACGCGCGAGCCTTCTTCGAATTCTCCGGCCGTCATTCTCGCGAAGAGGTCGAGGTTTTCCTCGACGCTGCGATCGCGGTACGGGGAATCGACGCCGGGCTTCGTCAGCGTGCCGCGGCTCACGCGAATCTCTTCGGCGTTCTGGTCGTCGACGTAGGCCTTTCCGCCCTTTATGAGGTCGACGGCCCATTCGTGGAACTGGTCGAAGTAGTCGGACGCGTAGCAGAGTTTAGCCCACTCGAAGCCCAGCCAGCGGACGTCTTCCTCGATCGCTTCGACGTATTCCGTCTCTTCCTTGGTCGGGTTAGTGTCGTCGAAGCGCAGGTTGCATCTGCCTCCGAACTGTTCGGCCATCCCGAAATTCAGGCATATGGATTTGGCGTGCCCTATATGAAGATAGCCGTTCGGCTCGGGAGGGAATCTCGTCGTTATCTCTTTTATCTTGCCTTCTTCAAGGTCTTTGGCGATTATCTCCTCTATGAAATTCTGGTTTTTGTTTTCAGCCGCCATTCTGCCGCCTCCTCATCAATATTTTTCTAAGTACAGGCTCAGTATTTTCTCAGGCTCTTCCGCATCAGCCGATAACGAGAAATATGATAATGCAATTAAGAATTCAAGTGAATAGCTCCCCTGATTAAAAACGGAAAAATTTTCTGCGGCAAGCCCCGCTATGCCGACTCCGCCGTAAAAGGAGGGCGATTTCTTCCCCTGCGCGCAGGAGCTCGCAGCGATGATCGCGGGCTTTTCGGCGCACGGCGCGAAGGCTTCGCAAAGCGCCGCGCGCACCCTGCGCGGCATGTTCCCCGCGCCGTAGCCTTCGAGGATGATGATTTTCCGCGGCGAAAAGAGGGGCAGCGCCGCGGGGTGCAGCTGTATCAGCTCCATCCGCGCGGCGGCTTCGCACCAGTCTACGACGCCGAGAGCCGTGTTCTTCCACGCGCGCGGCAGAGTCCCTCGCCCCGTAGCGACATAGGCCGCGAGCGCCGAGGAATTTTCTTTGTGGACGAACGCGCCCGCGTAATCTTTTCCTGCGAAGTGCAGAAAAACGCCGCTTTTACCGGAAGAGAGGCTCTTCGCCGCACCGCGCAGGTTCTCTTCTCCGTCGAAATCGGGCGCGTCAGGCGTCCTCTGGCTGCCGGTCAGCACGACGGAGACTCCGGCCGGCGCCGTCAGCGAGAGCCACGCGGCGGTGTAGGCCATCGTGTCTGTGCCGTGGACGACGAGAAATTTTTTCACGCCGCGCTCGGCCTCTTCGTTTATTTTTTTCGAGAGGGCGAGCCACTCGGCGGGTGAAACGTCAGAGCTGTCGACGCCGGCGCAGCCGAACATTTGACATATCTCGCAGCGGCAGCCCTTTGCGTTCAGGATCTCTTCGGCCTTCGAAAGCACGCTGCGCGCGGCGCCCGCGTCCGGCAACACGCCGTCGCCGCGGTCGGCGGAGAGTATCGTGCCTCCGGTCGAGATCACAAGGACCTTTTCCATCAGAAGAGCGCAGCCTCCTGGGAGAGGAGCAGCCCCTCGTACCAGAGCAGCGCCATCGACGCCGCAAGCAGCAGCGGCATCGCCGCCTCGGCGTATTTTTCCGGCGTCCTGCGTTCGATGAAGTTCATCGCGAACTGACAGAGCGGCACGACGAAGAGCCTCGCAAGCACCACCGCCAACCAGAACGCCGCGAAGCTCAGCGCCTGTCTGTACCATGCAATTCCTACGCCCTCGCCGATGTTTTCGATGATGTTGTGCGGGAAGAAGACGAAAACGACGACGGATATTATGATGAAAGAGCGCGCTATCGACCAGAGCTGAAGCAGCGCGCGCGGGGCTCCTTTGAAATCCGGCATCTCCGACGCCTCGAAGAGCTCGCTGCTCTCGGCCGTACCCCTGTGCGGTATCTGGCTCAATATGATGAACGCGAAGAGCAGAGAGCCGCATATACCGAAGGGGGACATCGCGGAAAAGCGCCCGACGACCGAGAAGGAATTGAGGCTGAAGGGGTCTCTGTCGACGCCGTTCTGCGTGAAGAAGAAGGAGAGGGAGGCGGCGGAGGCCGCGAGCGGAACGAGCAGCTTGAGCGCGGCTTTAGCCTCGGCCGCGGCGAAATCGAGCCCCTCCTTCGTGCCGAGCGAGCAGAGCGCCGCTACGGCGAAGGCCTCGGAGAGCAGAAGCAGCTGCGCCATCTGTATTATGTCGGCGCCGTTGTCGATGATCGGGATAAAGGTGCAGAAAGGCAGGCTCGCGCAGAGCGTCACAAGAGAAGCGGCGGCAAGCGCCGGAGCGTAAATGACGACCTTCGCCGCAGCGCGGCCCGGCAGGGACGCCGGCTCGCGGAAAGCCGCGCGCAAGGCCGCCTCGGGCAGCGCCGGGAGGGCTCGCCCCATTTTTCTCATAACGAGCGCCGCAAGGCGCTGATAGAGCCTGTCGCTTTTTATCGCCGCGGAAAATACGAACGTTATCAGCAACAGCGCGACGAAGCAGTTGAAGAGCAGCGGGAAAATATCATTCATAACAGTCACCCCAGGAAGACGGCGATCACAAAGAGCAGGAAGAGCGCGCCTATTCCCAGCAGAGGGCTGAAGGGCAGCGCGAGCCACGGCTCGATGCAGTTTTCAAGGAAGGAGCGCACTCCTGGGCGCGAAAAGGCTCCGATCGACTCGGCTGCCGCACCGCCGCGGAAGTCCACGCCGTGCTTCAGCGCGCGCCTGACCGCGAAGGAGAGCGCGGCGGCGGCGACAAGAAAAAGTACCAGCCATTTCAGCAGATTCCACGCGAAAAACCCGGTCGAGATACTGAAAAACATCATCCATCCCTCCCAGCCGGCGAAAGGGAGCGCGGAACAGTCCTGTTTATCAGAGATTCCACGGAAGGAGAGACGGAATCGGCGAATATCCTGCCGGGCGTCAGAGTCGCCGCGGCAAAGATGAGCAACAGCAGAAAGATCGGCAAGAGCGCCGCGTGGACGCCTTCGAAATCCCCCTCTCCGTCCCCTTCTCCGCCGGACGCCGACAGGGCCAGCACGAAACGCAGTGCGGCGAAGAATATCGCCGCCGTCAGCGAAAACAGCAGCAGAGTGAGGAAGGGGCTTATGAAATTGGCCGAGCGAAGCAGCAACTGTCTGCCCTCGTAGCCGATGAAGGGCGGCAGACCAGCCGTTATCGCGACGAGCAGCAGCAGGAACGACGAAACAAAGGGGAAGCGCTTGAAAAGCCGGCCGTACCGCCAAAGTTCCGCGCCCTTTCCATCCGGTTCCTTCAGAAAGACCGTGACGATCGCGAAAGCCGCGGAAAGGGGCAGGAACACAAGCCACAGCGAGATCATCGACTCTATCGCGTCCACGCCGTAGAGCGCGGCCCTTTCGGCGCTGAAGGAGCCGTCCATAGCGACTCCCATCGACACGAGGATGGCGCCCTTCACACAAAATATCAAAGAATCCATAAAATTCGACGGCTCAGGCTCCTTCGAAAGCACGGCGAGCGCGAGGAAC is a genomic window of Synergistes jonesii containing:
- a CDS encoding glutamine--tRNA ligase/YqeY domain fusion protein, with protein sequence MAAENKNQNFIEEIIAKDLEEGKIKEITTRFPPEPNGYLHIGHAKSICLNFGMAEQFGGRCNLRFDDTNPTKEETEYVEAIEEDVRWLGFEWAKLCYASDYFDQFHEWAVDLIKGGKAYVDDQNAEEIRVSRGTLTKPGVDSPYRDRSVEENLDLFARMTAGEFEEGSRVLRAKIDMASSNLNMRDPVIYRILKRAHHRTGDKWCVYPMYDFAHGFEDAIEGVTHSICTLEFQDHRPLYDWFIENVDVPQVPHQYEFARLNLTYTVMSKRRLHELVTLGVVDGWDDPRMPTICGFRRRGYTASAIRRFCREIGVAKADSMVEVELLQYCLREELNKSARRAMAVLRPLKVVITNWPENFVDELPAENNPENEGAGSRTLKIGREIYIERDDFMEEPVKGFFRMSPGKEVRLKHAYIIKCDEVVKDADGNVAEIRCTADMKSRGGDAPDGRKIKGTLHWVWSGDAVKSRVNLYGHLFTLRNMNDMEEDKDYKDYLDPKSLVVVEGALVEPSAAAAAPLDKFQFLRHGYFCADKYTTPEKPVFNLTVSLKDSWGKEQKNKNGAAPKK
- a CDS encoding asparaginase domain-containing protein; its protein translation is MEKVLVISTGGTILSADRGDGVLPDAGAARSVLSKAEEILNAKGCRCEICQMFGCAGVDSSDVSPAEWLALSKKINEEAERGVKKFLVVHGTDTMAYTAAWLSLTAPAGVSVVLTGSQRTPDAPDFDGEENLRGAAKSLSSGKSGVFLHFAGKDYAGAFVHKENSSALAAYVATGRGTLPRAWKNTALGVVDWCEAAARMELIQLHPAALPLFSPRKIIILEGYGAGNMPRRVRAALCEAFAPCAEKPAIIAASSCAQGKKSPSFYGGVGIAGLAAENFSVFNQGSYSLEFLIALSYFSLSADAEEPEKILSLYLEKY